In one window of Coralliovum pocilloporae DNA:
- a CDS encoding AEC family transporter, translating into MVDTLSLILPIFGLIALGYLIGLFSILPDHAGEALSDFVFKIAMPLFLFHKLAVADFSIVRPWSLWAVYFSAVLVAWIVGQFVIGRLFGRNARAAVIGGICSGYGNPVLIGMPFVLSAYGDEGAVPALLLISVHLPLMMLVSAILMERAALADGERDLVRAPTETVLRVLKSVLTNPIIIGLMAGGFWAVLGLPMPDLMGSVLDRIGVTAVPLALFAIGLVLQSYGISENLPQALSLMPIKLLLMPALVLFTATMMSDLPLLWVKVIVLMAAAPTGVNAYLMASHFRTGHALSSNAVTLTTGLAAVSMGLWFNIVEML; encoded by the coding sequence ATGGTTGATACTCTCTCATTGATTCTGCCGATTTTTGGCCTAATCGCACTGGGATACCTGATTGGCTTGTTCTCAATCCTGCCTGATCATGCGGGAGAGGCGCTCAGTGATTTCGTTTTCAAGATCGCGATGCCGCTCTTTCTGTTTCACAAACTGGCCGTTGCTGATTTCTCCATTGTCAGGCCCTGGTCGCTCTGGGCTGTCTATTTTTCTGCGGTTCTTGTTGCGTGGATTGTCGGGCAGTTTGTCATCGGACGTCTGTTTGGCAGGAATGCACGGGCGGCCGTGATCGGAGGCATTTGTTCCGGCTATGGCAACCCGGTTCTCATTGGTATGCCCTTTGTGCTCTCAGCCTACGGGGATGAAGGGGCTGTACCTGCTCTGCTGCTGATTTCGGTTCATCTGCCCCTGATGATGCTGGTCAGTGCCATTCTGATGGAACGGGCGGCTTTGGCGGACGGGGAGCGGGATCTGGTTCGGGCACCAACAGAGACTGTTCTCAGGGTTTTGAAATCCGTGCTGACCAACCCAATTATCATTGGTCTGATGGCTGGCGGTTTCTGGGCTGTTCTCGGATTGCCGATGCCGGATCTTATGGGGAGTGTTCTCGATCGCATAGGTGTGACGGCTGTGCCTCTGGCGCTTTTTGCGATCGGTCTGGTTCTCCAGTCCTATGGAATATCTGAAAATCTGCCGCAGGCTCTCTCTCTGATGCCGATCAAACTTCTGCTGATGCCCGCACTGGTTCTGTTCACCGCAACCATGATGTCTGACCTGCCGCTGCTCTGGGTCAAGGTGATTGTTCTGATGGCAGCTGCACCCACGGGCGTGAATGCTTATCTGATGGCCAGCCATTTCCGGACCGGTCATGCTCTGTCGTCAAATGCGGTGACACTGACAACCGGCCTTGCTGCGGTCAGCATGGGGCTCTGGTTCAATATTGTTGAAATGCTCTGA
- the gluQRS gene encoding tRNA glutamyl-Q(34) synthetase GluQRS: MTRQPVFRFAPSPNGLLHLGHALSALINFHAAKLLGGRFLLRIEDIDVTRSRPEFEEAIYEDLHWLGLDWETPVRRQSEHRTTYAAALETLKQTVRLYPAFLSRKEIRAAIEGQNTEQPWPNDPDGAPHYPPMDRLRSQDDIKTRLSAGEAFALRLDMQAALASCPSSLNWRELSDTGQEQFITASPADWGDVLLARKDFPASYHLSVVVDDAEQGVTHVVRGHDLYHATSVHRLLQTVLGYEPPVYHHHRLVLDGDGRKLSKSLASTSLDSLRRDGKTPDDIRKMVGFSEPDLRAFQQY, translated from the coding sequence GTGACAAGACAACCCGTTTTCCGTTTTGCCCCCAGCCCAAACGGCCTGCTGCATCTTGGACATGCCCTGTCAGCACTGATCAACTTCCATGCAGCCAAGCTGCTCGGCGGCCGTTTTCTGCTCCGCATTGAAGACATTGACGTGACCAGATCGCGGCCTGAATTCGAGGAAGCCATCTACGAGGATCTTCACTGGCTGGGCCTCGATTGGGAAACACCGGTCAGGCGGCAATCCGAGCACAGAACGACTTATGCTGCAGCCCTCGAAACGCTGAAACAGACAGTCCGACTCTACCCCGCTTTCCTCAGTCGCAAGGAAATCCGCGCGGCAATCGAGGGTCAGAACACCGAACAACCCTGGCCCAATGACCCGGACGGCGCGCCGCACTATCCGCCCATGGACCGCCTGAGATCGCAGGACGATATCAAGACCCGCCTGTCTGCTGGCGAAGCCTTCGCGCTGCGGCTCGATATGCAGGCCGCTCTTGCTTCATGCCCCTCTTCTCTTAACTGGAGGGAGCTTTCTGACACAGGGCAAGAGCAGTTCATCACCGCCAGTCCGGCAGATTGGGGAGACGTGCTTCTGGCTCGCAAGGATTTCCCTGCCAGCTATCACCTCAGTGTTGTTGTGGACGATGCCGAACAGGGCGTGACACATGTGGTCCGGGGGCATGACCTCTATCATGCCACCTCTGTTCATCGCCTGCTGCAGACAGTGCTCGGGTACGAACCACCTGTCTATCATCATCATCGTCTGGTTCTGGATGGAGATGGTCGCAAGCTCTCCAAATCTCTGGCCAGCACAAGCCTGGACAGTCTACGCAGAGATGGAAAAACACCTGACGACATCAGAAAGATGGTCGGGTTTTCAGAACCGGACCTCAGAGCATTTCAACAATATTGA
- a CDS encoding protein meaA, which produces MTDGPNRDRPWIFRTYAGHSTAAESNALYRKNLSKGQTGLSVAFDLPTQTGYDPDHALSRGEVGKVGVSIAHLGDMQTLFQDIPLDQMNTSMTINASAAWLLALYAAAADAQGADRTKLTGTTQNDLIKEYLSRGTYVFPPQPSMKLTTDIIAWTYSNMPKWNPMNVCSYHLQEAGATPVQELAYALATAQAVLDTVKASGAIPEEDFPKAVSRISFFVNAGMRFVTEMCKMRAFVDLWDEICETRYGVEDPKLRRFRYGVQVNSLGLTEQQPENNVYRILIETLAVVLSKKARARAVQLPAWNEALGLPRPWDQQWSLRMQQILAYETDLLEFADIFDGSREVDAKVEALKDEARAELRRIDDMGGAVAAVETSYMKRALVESNTRRLEQIEAGNQMVVGVNAYQTTEDSPLSSGDGDAIMVVPEGVEQDAIERLQQWRSDRDGQAAEASLADLRQAAQEGRNIMEPSVACAKAGVTTGEWGAVLRDVFGEYRAPTGVGRAVKQDVGDLDDLRGSVDAVSDKLGRRLKFLVGKPGLDGHSNGAEQIAVRARDAGMEVVYEGIRLTPAEIANAALEEGVHAVGLSILSGSHLALVRDVLERMRANGQDDIPVFVGGIIPQEDAQSLLAMGVAAVYTPKDFQLNDIMADVVRIVDGRFDRAA; this is translated from the coding sequence ACCGCAGCGGAATCCAATGCGCTTTATCGAAAGAACCTGTCCAAGGGACAGACGGGATTGTCAGTTGCTTTCGATCTCCCAACCCAGACCGGGTATGATCCGGATCATGCTCTGTCGCGGGGCGAGGTCGGCAAGGTTGGTGTATCCATCGCTCATCTCGGTGACATGCAGACCCTGTTTCAGGATATTCCGCTCGACCAGATGAATACGTCGATGACGATCAATGCGTCCGCCGCATGGCTTCTGGCGCTCTATGCGGCTGCGGCTGATGCTCAGGGTGCTGACAGGACAAAGCTCACCGGCACGACGCAGAATGATCTGATCAAGGAATACCTTTCGCGCGGCACCTATGTATTTCCTCCGCAGCCATCGATGAAACTGACCACGGACATCATTGCCTGGACCTACAGCAATATGCCGAAATGGAACCCGATGAATGTCTGCTCCTATCATCTGCAGGAAGCGGGGGCGACGCCGGTACAGGAACTGGCTTATGCTCTTGCCACAGCGCAGGCGGTGCTTGATACGGTCAAGGCTTCGGGCGCTATTCCCGAAGAGGATTTTCCCAAGGCGGTCAGCCGGATTTCCTTCTTTGTCAATGCGGGCATGCGGTTTGTTACCGAGATGTGCAAGATGCGCGCCTTCGTCGATCTGTGGGACGAGATCTGTGAGACCCGCTATGGCGTTGAGGATCCAAAGCTGCGCCGGTTCCGCTATGGGGTGCAGGTGAACTCTCTGGGGCTGACGGAGCAGCAGCCGGAAAACAATGTCTATCGTATTCTGATAGAGACGCTGGCTGTGGTGCTGTCGAAAAAAGCACGTGCCCGTGCGGTTCAGCTTCCGGCCTGGAATGAGGCGCTTGGCTTGCCGCGTCCATGGGATCAGCAATGGTCTTTGCGGATGCAGCAGATTCTGGCTTATGAAACAGATCTTCTTGAGTTTGCAGATATTTTTGATGGCTCCCGCGAGGTTGATGCCAAGGTTGAAGCCCTGAAGGACGAAGCCCGTGCGGAGTTGCGCCGGATTGATGATATGGGCGGGGCTGTTGCTGCAGTCGAGACCAGCTATATGAAACGGGCTCTGGTTGAATCCAATACGCGACGGCTTGAGCAGATTGAGGCCGGAAACCAGATGGTCGTTGGCGTCAATGCCTATCAGACCACGGAAGATTCACCGCTTTCATCCGGTGATGGCGACGCGATCATGGTGGTGCCCGAGGGTGTCGAACAGGACGCGATTGAACGTCTTCAGCAATGGCGGTCTGACCGTGACGGACAGGCTGCGGAAGCATCGCTTGCAGATCTGCGACAGGCTGCCCAGGAAGGTCGCAATATCATGGAACCATCCGTTGCTTGTGCCAAAGCCGGGGTAACCACCGGTGAATGGGGCGCTGTCCTCAGGGATGTTTTCGGAGAATACCGGGCACCCACCGGTGTCGGGCGGGCGGTTAAGCAGGATGTCGGCGATCTGGATGACCTCCGTGGCTCCGTGGATGCGGTTTCAGATAAACTTGGTCGCCGGCTCAAGTTTCTCGTTGGCAAGCCGGGGCTTGATGGCCATTCAAATGGTGCCGAGCAGATAGCCGTCCGGGCGCGAGATGCGGGGATGGAAGTTGTTTATGAAGGCATCCGCCTGACACCCGCGGAAATCGCCAATGCGGCGTTGGAAGAAGGTGTGCACGCGGTTGGGCTTTCCATTCTGTCAGGGTCCCACCTGGCTCTCGTGCGGGATGTGCTGGAACGGATGAGGGCCAACGGACAGGATGATATTCCGGTCTTTGTCGGTGGGATTATTCCGCAGGAGGATGCACAATCTCTTTTGGCTATGGGTGTTGCAGCCGTTTACACGCCGAAAGACTTCCAGCTCAACGACATCATGGCCGATGTGGTGCGGATCGTTGATGGACGGTTTGATCGGGCTGCCTGA